Within Alphaproteobacteria bacterium, the genomic segment GGGCGCAAAGCCGCCACCACCAAGGGGCCGATGGTGATGTTGGGCACGAAATGACCGTCCATCACATCGACATGCACCCAGTCGCAGCCTGCCGCATCGATGGCGCGCACCTCCTCGCCCAGCTTGGCGAAATCGGCGGACAAAATCGACGGCGCAATCTTGACGGCAGGCATGCTCTGTCTCCTTAGGCGTTCCAACAATTACCCGAACTTGGGGTCCAGGCTGCCGTCGGCATAGCGCTTGGCCATTTCGGCCAGCGGAATGGGCTTGATCTTCGAGGCGTTGCCTGCCGTACCGAATTGCTGATAGCGCTCTTCGCACAATTTCTGCATGGCGGCCATGGCGGGCTTCAGATAGGTGCGCGGATCGAACACTTTGGGATCCTCCACAAACACCTTGCGGATCTGGCCGGTGATCGCCATGCGGCAATCGGTGTCGATATTGACCTTGCGCACGCCGTGCTTGATGCCTTCGACGATTTCCTCGACCGGCACGCCGAAGGTCTGCGGCATCGTGCCGCCATACTTGTTGATGATGTCTTGCAGATCCTGCGGCACCGAGCTTGAGCCATGCATCACCAGATGCAGATTGGGCAGACGCTTGTGGATTTCCTTGACCACGCTCATGACCAGCACGTCGCCGGTGGGCTTTTGCTTAAATTTATAGGCGCCGTGCGAGGTGCCCATGGCGATGGCCAGCGCGTCCACCTTGGTCTTCTTGACGAAATCGACCGCCTGAACGGGGTCGGTGACCAGCTTGTCCTTGCTGATCACGCCTTCGGCGCCATGGCCGTCTTCCTTCTCGCCCTCGCCCGATTCCAGCGATCCCAGCACGCCCAGTTCGCCTTCCACCGAAACGCCGACCATGTGCGACATTTCCGAGACCTGGCGGGTGACGTCGACGTTGAAGTCGTAATCGGCCACCGTCTTGCCGTCGGCCTTCAGGCTGCCGTCCATCATCACCGATGAAAATCCGCTCATCACCGCCGACATACAGGTGGCGGGCGAATTGCCATGGTCCTGATGCATGCAGACCGGAATTTCCGGATAGAGTTCGATGGCGCCCAGGATCAGGTGCTTGAGCACGATGTCGTTGGCGTATTGGCGCGCCCCTCGGCTGGCTTGCAAGATGACCGGCGAATCGGTCTTCTTGGCGGCGGCCATGATGGCCAGCAGTTGTTCCATGTTGTTGATGTTGAAGGCGGGCACGCCGTAACCATGCTCGGCGGCGTGATCCAGCAACTGACGCAGTGAAATAAGAGCCATGTGCTTGTTCCTTGTTGAGTGTCTGGTCCGGTGCGTGTTTTTTTATTTACAGGCAAACAGTTTGGCCTTGGCGGCCACCGCTTCGGCGGTGATGCCGAAATGCTGGTACAGCTTGTCGGCCGGGGCCGAGGCCCCAAAGCCGGTCATGCCCACAATGGCGTCCGAGGTTCCGACATAGCGTTCCCATCCGAAGGTCGACAGGGCCTCGACGGCGACGCGGCTACCCGCCGCCCCCAGCACCTCGTCCTTATAGGCCTTGGGTTGGCGGTCGAACAATTCCCAGGACGGCATCGAGACCACGCCGGCCCGCACGCCGTCCGCGGCCAATAGATCGCGCGCCTTCATGGCGATTTCAACCTCGGAGCCGGTGGAAATGATAGTCACCTGCCGTTTGCCGCCCTCGGCCTCGGCCAGCACGTAAGCCCCCTTGGCCGACTTGTTCTCGCTGGCGTCCTGGCGCAGCGTGGGCAGATTCTGGCGCGACAGGGCCAGAACCGAGGGGCCGGAAGCGTTCTCGACGGCGATCTGCCAGCATTCGGCGGTTTCCACCACGTCGGCGGGGCGGAAGACCAGCAGATTGGGAATGGCGCGCAGACTGGCCACATGTTCGATGGGCTGATGCGTGGGTCCGTCCTCGCCCAAACCGATCGAATCATGGGTCAGCACATAGATGACGCGCAGGCCCATCAGGGCCGACATGCGCATGCCGTTGCGCATGTAATCCGAAAACACCAGGAAAGTGCCGCCATAGGGGATGAAGCCGCCATGCAGCGCGATGCCGTTCATGATGGCCGCCATGCCGAATTCGCGAATGCCATAGTGGATGTAGCGGCCAGAGAAATCGGCGGGCGTGATCGGCGCCGTCACCTTGGTATGGGTTAGGTTGGAATGCGTCAGGTCCGCTGAGCCGCCGATCATTTCCGGCGCCGCCACGGTCAGCACCTCCAGCACGTCCTGGCTGGCCTTGCGGGTCGCCACCTTGGGCTTGTCGGCAATCGCCTTGGCCTTGAAGGCGGCGATGGCCTCGCCCACCGCCTTAGGCAGAACGCCCTTCAGCATGCGGTCGAACTCGGCCTTCTTGGATGCTTCCATCGCCGCGTGGCGCTTGGCCCAATTGACGCGCGCCTCACCGCCCTTGCGCCCGGCCGCCTTCCAGCTTTCCCCGATGTCGGCGGGAATCTCGAAGGGGGCGTGCGGCCAGCCCAGCTTTTCACGCATGCCCGCGATTTCGTCGCCGCCCAATGGGGCGCCGTGCGTTTTCTCGGTGCCCGCCTTGGTGGGTGCCCCGAAACCGATCACTGTCTTGCAGGCGATCAGGGTTGGCCGGTCGGAATGTTGCGACGCCGCCAGCGCCTTGGCGATGGCTTCGGGATCGTGGCCGTCGACGCGGCACGTCGCCCAGCCCGAAGCTGCGAAACGCGCCAGTTGATCGTCGGAAGTGGTAAGCGCCGTATCGCCATCGATGCAGATATGGTTGTCGTCCCACAGCAAGGTCAGCTTGGAGAGTTTCAGGTGACCGGCGATTGATATCACTTCCTGGCTGATGCCTTCCATCAGGCAGCCGTCGCCCGCAATCACATAGGTGCGGTGATCGACGATGTCCTTGCCGAAGCGGGCCGCCATCATGCGTTCGGCCATCGCCATGCCCACCGCATTGGCCAGGCCCTGGCCCAAGGGACCGGTGGTGGTTTCAACGCCTGGGCAATGGCCGTATTCCGGATGGCCCGCCGTCTTGGAATGAAGCTGGCGGAAGTTCTTGATCTCGTCCAGGGTCACGCCGGGCGTGCCAGTCAAGTGCAGCAGGGCATAGACCAGCATCGAGCCATGACCAGCCGACAGCACGAAACGGTCGCGGTCGGGCCAAGCGGGATCGGCGGCGTCATATTTCAAGAAGCGGGTGAACAGCACCGTTGCGACGTCGGCCATGCCCATCGGCATGCCGGGATGCCCCGACTTGGCCTTCTCGACGCCATCGGCGGCCAGAAAGCGGATGGCGTTGGCAAGCTCCTTGTGCTGAACGGTACCGGACATACTTAAATGCTCCTTAGATGGCGTAATGGCCCATGGCGGCCTTGACGAGATGATAGGCGACCAGCAACTGGACCAGGGCCAGCGGATGACTTTGCCTTGCAATGTCGGTGGCGTCGATGAACTGGCCCAGATTGCCGCGCATGTGGCTGGCTTCGGGGATCAGGCTCCACAACAATTCTTCCAGCGCCTTGAAGCGGCGTTCTTCGATGTCGCCCGCGATCTCCAGCACATCGACCGGCTTGCCGTCGATGTCGCGGGCCAGTTCCAGGCGCACCCCGTTCTTGGTGCCCATATCGACCACCGGCGACAGATCTGGATGCGGCAAAGTGGGACGCAGCGTCAGGCGGGCGTTCAGCTTCGACCCCGTCTCCTCGGCGTTGCTTTCCGGCGGATAGAAGCTGACCACCATGTCGGCGAAGGTGCGTTGCGGTGAGATGAATTGCTGGCTGTCGCTCTTGCGCTTTTCCAACGACATCAGAACGTCTTCGATCGTGTAGCCGCGCTTGACGGTATCGCGCTGGATCTTCCATTTCATGCGCAGGGCTTCCTCGGGTTCGAGGAAGATCTTTACGTCATAGCCGTCGCGCATGGCCCGCGTGGTGTAGCCCAGCAGCCCCTCAAGGATGATGTAGGGCTTGGGTTCGATATATTCCGGCTTTTCCAACTTGCCGCCGTCGTGATTGTAGACCGGCTTCAAGATCGGCTGATTGTCGCGCAGCAGGCGAATGTGCTGCTCGAGAATGTCGACGTAATTCGCCGAAGGGTCCAGAGCCGATACGCCTTTCTTGGCGCGCTCGGCGCGTTCGAGACGGTGATAGTCGTCAGTGCAGATGGTGGCGACGCGATCGGGTCCCAGAATGGCGGCGATGCCCTGGGACAGCGTGGTCTTTCCCGAAGCGGAATCGCCCACGATGCCAAGAATGATCGGACGTTGTACGAGGCGGCTGACCGGCATGACGCTTATCCTTCCCGCTTGTGCCAAGTGGTGAGAATCTGGCGCGTGCCGCCAGGACCCGCCACCAGCATGGTCTGTGTTTTTTCAAGATCCTTGGTCCGCTCGACGCCTTCCAGCATCAGGCCGGTGGTGATGCCGGTGGCCGAAAAATACACCAGATCGCTTTTCACCAGATCGTCCAGCGCGAACCAGCGTTCCAGGCTGAAACCCGCCGCCAGCACGGCCTGACGTTCGGTGGCCAACTGCGGATCGATTCTGGCCATGAATTCGCCGCCCAGCGCCTTGATGGCGCAAGCCGAGATCATGCCTTCGGGAACGCCGCCGGTGCCCATCAGCGCGTCGATTTCAGAACCTTGAATGGCCGCCAGAATGGCGCCCGCCACATCGCCCGCCGGATACAGGGCCACCCTGGCTCCGGCCTTGTGAATGGCCTCGACCAGATCGCGGTGCCGGGGCTTTTCCTGGACATAGATCGTCAGGTCGTCGACTTGCTTGCCGGTTTCCCTGGCCACCACGGTCAATTTTTCCGCAACCGGCATGGCGGGGTCGATCTTGCCCTTGACGGCGGCGGGACCTGCGAATTTTTCCATGTAGAAGGCGGGACCGGGATCGAACAAAGCGCCCCTTGGCGTCATGGCGATGCAGGCCATGGCATTGGTCATGCCCTTGGCCAGATAGCTGGTTCCCTCGATGGGGTCGGCGGCGATGTCCAACTTCAGGGGATTGGCCGGATCGCCCAGCTTCTCACCGGTATAAAGTTCGGGAAACTCGTCGGGGCCGCCCTCGCCGATCAGCACGCGCCCGTCGAAGGGCAGTTGATCAAGGCGTTCGCGCATGGCGTGGATGGCGGCAAAATCGCCATGTCCCTTGTCGCCGCGCCCGATCCAATGATAGGCGGCGCGAGCCGCCGCTTCGGTGGCCTGACGAAGCGCGTAGACGAACAATTCACTGCTGCAAGGTTCGGGCGGTTTTTGCATGCCTGGTTCCTCCCGGGTTCCATTTGATTACGGAACTTCTACTCTAATCGTCAGCATCACGGGTAGGTCACATTTTGCCAACACCCACCCGGGTCGTAGCGAAAAATTCTTTGAGGGGCAAGGCTCAACCCTTTCGGGCGGGCTACGAATTTTCCCGTTCCTTCAAATATCTGGCGACGGCCTGGGCGCGGTTGCTCACCCCCAGCTTGTCGAACAGATTTTTCAGATGGAATTTCACCGTGTTGAGCGAAATGTCAAACTGTCCCGCGATCTGCGCATTGGTCAAACCACCCGCCAGGGCAGCCAGCAATTCGCGTTCCCTGGGCGTCAAGCCCGCAAAAGGATCGGTGACCAGCTTGGCGACGTCCATGAAGGGAAAAACCATGCGTCCCGAAGCCACTTGAAGGATCGTGTCGATCAGCACGGCGGGCTGGTCTTTCTTCGAGCAGAATCCAGCCGCTCCCAGCGCCATGGCCTGCCTTGGAATGTCGGGATTCGGCGAGCCGGTGTAGACGATGATGCGGGGCGCCGTTTCCCTGCCCTTAAGGGCGGCCAGCACCCCCTTCCCGTCCAGGAAGGGCATTTCCCAGCCGATGATGCCGGTATCGAAATTCAAGCGGCCAACCGCTTCGACGAAACGTTCGCCATCGGCGCACACCGCGACCAGACGGAAACGGTCGTCATTCTCGAATAAACGGACCAAACTTTGCTGCAGCAAAGGATTCTTCTCGGCGATCACGATATCGATCGGCGGCTTGACTGTATTCATGGCGCCGTGCACTCCCCTTCGGCGGCGAATATAAGGAACAACTGAAGAATACCTGAATCCAAGTGTGGCGCAAGCCCCACCCTTTAGAAGTGATCCAGGGCCCCCACTGCCCCGCAAGAACCCCTAAACCAATCAAAGGGGTAGGAAGATACCACCATTTTTTTAGCCCCCACTTCTATGATCTAGATCAAGACTCCACCCCGATTGCGGTGA encodes:
- a CDS encoding fructose-bisphosphate aldolase class II, coding for MALISLRQLLDHAAEHGYGVPAFNINNMEQLLAIMAAAKKTDSPVILQASRGARQYANDIVLKHLILGAIELYPEIPVCMHQDHGNSPATCMSAVMSGFSSVMMDGSLKADGKTVADYDFNVDVTRQVSEMSHMVGVSVEGELGVLGSLESGEGEKEDGHGAEGVISKDKLVTDPVQAVDFVKKTKVDALAIAMGTSHGAYKFKQKPTGDVLVMSVVKEIHKRLPNLHLVMHGSSSVPQDLQDIINKYGGTMPQTFGVPVEEIVEGIKHGVRKVNIDTDCRMAITGQIRKVFVEDPKVFDPRTYLKPAMAAMQKLCEERYQQFGTAGNASKIKPIPLAEMAKRYADGSLDPKFG
- a CDS encoding phosphoribulokinase codes for the protein MPVSRLVQRPIILGIVGDSASGKTTLSQGIAAILGPDRVATICTDDYHRLERAERAKKGVSALDPSANYVDILEQHIRLLRDNQPILKPVYNHDGGKLEKPEYIEPKPYIILEGLLGYTTRAMRDGYDVKIFLEPEEALRMKWKIQRDTVKRGYTIEDVLMSLEKRKSDSQQFISPQRTFADMVVSFYPPESNAEETGSKLNARLTLRPTLPHPDLSPVVDMGTKNGVRLELARDIDGKPVDVLEIAGDIEERRFKALEELLWSLIPEASHMRGNLGQFIDATDIARQSHPLALVQLLVAYHLVKAAMGHYAI
- the glpX gene encoding class II fructose-bisphosphatase, translated to MQKPPEPCSSELFVYALRQATEAAARAAYHWIGRGDKGHGDFAAIHAMRERLDQLPFDGRVLIGEGGPDEFPELYTGEKLGDPANPLKLDIAADPIEGTSYLAKGMTNAMACIAMTPRGALFDPGPAFYMEKFAGPAAVKGKIDPAMPVAEKLTVVARETGKQVDDLTIYVQEKPRHRDLVEAIHKAGARVALYPAGDVAGAILAAIQGSEIDALMGTGGVPEGMISACAIKALGGEFMARIDPQLATERQAVLAAGFSLERWFALDDLVKSDLVYFSATGITTGLMLEGVERTKDLEKTQTMLVAGPGGTRQILTTWHKREG
- the tkt gene encoding transketolase; the protein is MSGTVQHKELANAIRFLAADGVEKAKSGHPGMPMGMADVATVLFTRFLKYDAADPAWPDRDRFVLSAGHGSMLVYALLHLTGTPGVTLDEIKNFRQLHSKTAGHPEYGHCPGVETTTGPLGQGLANAVGMAMAERMMAARFGKDIVDHRTYVIAGDGCLMEGISQEVISIAGHLKLSKLTLLWDDNHICIDGDTALTTSDDQLARFAASGWATCRVDGHDPEAIAKALAASQHSDRPTLIACKTVIGFGAPTKAGTEKTHGAPLGGDEIAGMREKLGWPHAPFEIPADIGESWKAAGRKGGEARVNWAKRHAAMEASKKAEFDRMLKGVLPKAVGEAIAAFKAKAIADKPKVATRKASQDVLEVLTVAAPEMIGGSADLTHSNLTHTKVTAPITPADFSGRYIHYGIREFGMAAIMNGIALHGGFIPYGGTFLVFSDYMRNGMRMSALMGLRVIYVLTHDSIGLGEDGPTHQPIEHVASLRAIPNLLVFRPADVVETAECWQIAVENASGPSVLALSRQNLPTLRQDASENKSAKGAYVLAEAEGGKRQVTIISTGSEVEIAMKARDLLAADGVRAGVVSMPSWELFDRQPKAYKDEVLGAAGSRVAVEALSTFGWERYVGTSDAIVGMTGFGASAPADKLYQHFGITAEAVAAKAKLFACK
- a CDS encoding response regulator transcription factor, whose protein sequence is MNTVKPPIDIVIAEKNPLLQQSLVRLFENDDRFRLVAVCADGERFVEAVGRLNFDTGIIGWEMPFLDGKGVLAALKGRETAPRIIVYTGSPNPDIPRQAMALGAAGFCSKKDQPAVLIDTILQVASGRMVFPFMDVAKLVTDPFAGLTPRERELLAALAGGLTNAQIAGQFDISLNTVKFHLKNLFDKLGVSNRAQAVARYLKERENS